One Frankia alni ACN14a DNA window includes the following coding sequences:
- a CDS encoding type I polyketide synthase, translating to MTHDNNGEVLDYLRRTSIELVETRRRLGELTRAAAEPIAVVGVACRFPGAVNSPEALWNLVAAGEDAVGDFPEDRGWDLEGMYDPDPNRPNTCYTRSGGFLPDAGDFDAEFFGINPREALAADPQHRLLLETSWESLERAGIDPHSLRGSSTGVFAGLAYFGYGNHFFTPEIISGYGQTGSLLSVASGRISYALGLEGPAVSTDTACSSSLVAVHQAVQSLRQGECTLALAGGVTVVGTPQVFRELSRHRGLAVDGRCKAFADAADGAGFSEGVGVLVLERLSDAQRNGHRVWAVIRGSAVNQDGASNGLTAPNGPSQQRVIRAALANARLRAADVDVVEAHGTGTTLGDPIEAQAILATYGQDRDAADPLWLGSLKSNIGHAQAAAGVGGIIKMIMAMRHGTMPATLHVDRPTTHVDWSAGAVELLTEARPWPSTDERPRRAGVSAFGISGTNAHVILEQAPAEPTAPTAPDAATRPAAGPALGGVVPWVVSARSEQALRAQADKLRDLAVTRPDLDVADVGWSLVSGRAGLDHRAVVLGRDREELADALRSLAEGTPSTTAVRGVAGGLGDTVFLFPGQGTRWAGAARPLYDTFDVFAFALDEVCARFDSHLPFDLRSLLLADECAPELAGRTDLAQPALFALQVSLYRLLVTFLGTPDRLVGHSIGEIAAAHVAGALDLDDAARLVAARGRIMQTLDEQGAMVAVRLSEAAASALLDGYCRVGIAAVNGPESVVLSGSRAEVVELRERLVAGGTSATLLGVDHAFHSPLMEPIMATFEASIGTLRPGSLSIPVVSSRTGREITAQELTSPEHWVRHVREPVRFFDAVERARTAGADVFVDVGPGSTVAGIVREACTSAGVDGAVVLSTSRRDRGAVAALVGALAELHVRGGVVDWAAWFGSRCQVDLPTYAFQRRRYWLDFQAGAGTADVTDAGLDAARHPLLGAVVEHPGTGEVVCTDRWSLRTHGWLADHAVFGAVVLPATAHLDLALWVGDLVGCATVEDLLLEVPLLLPATGDVQVRVVAGAADEDGRREVRVYSRAGTQAGTEGGWTRHATGNLAPAAPPGTEWTRDARALAVWPPVGARPLDIDGLHDSFAAAGFDYGPAFRGLREVWRRDDDLFATATLPADADGAATGVAAGGSTGGPDGQGFVLHPALIDAALQTVVAGGVVEVGEERGSMPFQWSGVELAGPCGPHVRVRVRPLGEGAVSVVIADEHGRPVAHVAALTFRPAVAEQVRAVRGGQDRALFALQWRPVEPAEPAATDRERWAVVGARHGLASRLVGTGDAQVVFHESVDDLLAQPVVPRHVVLCLDDQLGGPPDVGLDVGLDVGLDVGSRVGRDGVLAGDPDPLAAVTAAGTQVLGWVQRFLAEESLAASTLVVLTRFAQLAGGSRGVESLPGASVWGLLRSAQTEHPGRFRLVDIDDAPASWEGFPDVLARGEDQLAVRDGRCLAPHLTSAAPPTGLLEPPPAGACRLGITDRGTLENLTWVPAPEAQAALTSGQVRLAVHTAGLNFRDVTIALGLVDRTALDAGLGSEGAGTVLEVADDVRDLAPGDRVMGIFPGAFGRVAVADHRLLMPIPEGWSYAEAASVPGAFLTAYYALFELTHLTRGQRLLVHAAAGGVGMAAVALAKHVRAEIYATASPAKWPTLRALGLDDEHLASSRDLAFVDRFLSATDGAGVDVVLNSLAHHFVDASLRVLPGGGRFLEMGKTDIRAPHQVAADHPGVGYQAFDLYEAGPDLIHKMFRAVMDLFADGLVQRGPISVWNIRDARRAMREMSQGRTIGKVVFEVGDGFGGGTVLVTGGTGGVGSLLARHLVADHGVRSLVLASRRGMAADGAAELVADLRGAGALVQVARCDVADRDEMAAVLAGMPPGYPLTAVVHAAGELADGTVESLSARGLERALRAKVGGAVTLHELVQGRPLSAFVLFSALAGTLGVAGQANYAAANGFLDGLAARRRAAGLVAVSLCWGWWEQRSGMTGGLGQADFARIQRLGVAAMPTAQALALFDAASTHDNPVLVPARLDVAALRERPDGEVPALLRHLVEASRPSRGRTAGTGRSQPPAALALTARLSTLPDDEGRAAVLDWVREEVAVVLGHAGGTAVAADQAFTDLGFDSLTSIELCNRLSATTGLRLPSTLVFNYPTPRELGEEVLGRVRDAQGAHPGAQRAADPSPTSPADEEIRAVLRTVPIDRLREAGVLDLVLECADPVRTGAADPTTQASTDPEGRGAMSLAALVDLVLEEGNA from the coding sequence ATGACACACGACAACAACGGCGAGGTTCTCGACTACCTCCGGCGAACATCGATCGAGCTGGTCGAGACCCGTCGACGGCTGGGGGAGCTGACGCGGGCCGCCGCCGAACCCATCGCGGTGGTGGGAGTCGCCTGCCGCTTCCCCGGCGCGGTGAACTCACCGGAGGCGCTGTGGAACCTGGTGGCGGCCGGCGAGGACGCGGTGGGGGACTTCCCCGAGGACCGCGGCTGGGACCTGGAGGGGATGTACGACCCGGATCCGAACCGGCCGAACACCTGCTACACCCGCTCCGGCGGGTTCCTGCCCGACGCCGGTGACTTCGACGCGGAGTTCTTCGGGATCAACCCGCGCGAGGCGCTGGCCGCGGACCCGCAGCACCGGCTGCTGCTGGAGACCTCGTGGGAGTCCCTGGAACGCGCGGGTATCGACCCGCACTCGCTGCGGGGAAGCAGCACCGGTGTCTTCGCCGGGCTGGCGTACTTCGGCTATGGAAACCACTTCTTCACGCCTGAGATCATCTCGGGCTACGGGCAGACCGGTTCGCTGCTGAGCGTGGCGTCGGGTCGCATCTCGTACGCGCTCGGCCTGGAGGGACCGGCGGTGTCGACCGACACGGCCTGCTCCTCGTCGCTGGTGGCGGTGCACCAGGCGGTGCAGTCGCTGCGTCAGGGCGAGTGCACGCTCGCTCTGGCCGGGGGTGTCACGGTCGTGGGCACCCCCCAGGTGTTCCGGGAACTCTCGCGTCACCGGGGACTGGCGGTGGACGGCCGGTGCAAGGCCTTCGCCGACGCCGCGGACGGCGCCGGGTTCTCGGAGGGCGTCGGGGTTCTGGTCCTGGAGCGGCTGTCCGACGCGCAGCGCAACGGTCACCGCGTCTGGGCGGTGATCCGCGGGTCGGCGGTCAACCAGGACGGGGCGTCGAACGGCCTGACCGCACCGAACGGTCCGTCGCAGCAACGGGTGATCCGGGCGGCGCTGGCGAACGCCCGGTTGCGAGCCGCGGACGTCGACGTGGTGGAGGCGCACGGGACCGGGACGACGCTCGGCGACCCGATCGAGGCGCAGGCGATCCTGGCGACCTACGGGCAGGACCGGGACGCGGCCGACCCGCTGTGGCTGGGGTCGCTGAAGTCGAACATCGGTCACGCGCAGGCCGCCGCCGGCGTGGGCGGCATCATCAAGATGATCATGGCGATGCGGCACGGGACGATGCCCGCGACCCTGCACGTGGATCGCCCGACGACCCACGTCGACTGGTCGGCCGGTGCCGTGGAGCTGCTGACCGAGGCCAGGCCGTGGCCGAGCACCGACGAGCGGCCCCGGCGGGCGGGTGTCTCCGCCTTCGGCATCAGCGGAACCAACGCGCACGTGATCCTGGAACAGGCCCCCGCGGAGCCCACCGCGCCCACCGCGCCCGACGCGGCCACCCGGCCGGCGGCCGGTCCGGCGCTCGGCGGGGTGGTGCCCTGGGTGGTGTCGGCGCGCTCGGAGCAGGCGCTGCGGGCCCAGGCGGACAAGCTGCGCGACCTCGCCGTGACCCGGCCTGACCTGGACGTCGCCGATGTCGGATGGTCGCTGGTGTCCGGCCGCGCAGGCCTCGACCACCGCGCGGTGGTGCTCGGACGTGACCGCGAGGAGCTGGCCGACGCCCTGCGGTCCCTCGCCGAGGGCACGCCGTCCACCACGGCCGTCCGCGGTGTCGCCGGCGGCCTCGGCGACACCGTGTTCCTTTTCCCGGGGCAGGGGACACGGTGGGCCGGGGCGGCCCGGCCGCTGTACGACACGTTCGACGTCTTCGCCTTCGCCCTCGACGAGGTGTGCGCGCGTTTCGACTCGCACCTGCCCTTCGACCTGCGGTCCCTGCTGCTCGCCGACGAGTGCGCGCCCGAGCTCGCCGGCCGGACCGACCTCGCGCAGCCGGCGTTGTTCGCGCTGCAGGTCAGCCTCTACCGGCTCCTGGTGACCTTCCTCGGGACGCCGGACCGGCTCGTCGGCCACTCGATCGGGGAGATCGCCGCCGCGCACGTGGCCGGAGCCCTGGACCTCGACGACGCGGCGCGACTCGTGGCCGCCCGCGGCCGGATCATGCAGACGCTCGACGAGCAGGGCGCGATGGTGGCGGTGCGTCTCTCCGAGGCCGCGGCGAGCGCCCTGCTCGACGGGTACTGCCGGGTGGGCATCGCCGCCGTGAACGGTCCGGAGTCCGTGGTGCTCTCGGGCAGCCGCGCCGAGGTCGTCGAGCTGCGGGAGCGGCTCGTCGCCGGCGGCACGTCGGCGACGCTGCTCGGCGTCGACCATGCGTTCCACTCGCCGCTCATGGAACCGATCATGGCCACGTTCGAGGCGTCGATCGGCACGCTGCGCCCGGGCAGCCTCTCGATCCCGGTCGTCTCATCCCGCACGGGCCGCGAGATCACGGCGCAGGAGCTGACGTCCCCCGAGCACTGGGTGCGCCACGTGCGGGAACCCGTGCGCTTCTTCGACGCGGTCGAACGCGCCCGCACGGCCGGAGCAGACGTCTTCGTCGACGTCGGCCCCGGTTCGACGGTCGCGGGCATCGTCCGGGAGGCCTGCACCAGCGCCGGCGTGGACGGCGCGGTGGTCCTGTCCACGTCGCGGCGGGACCGCGGCGCGGTGGCGGCGCTCGTCGGCGCGCTGGCCGAGCTGCATGTCCGGGGCGGGGTGGTGGACTGGGCGGCCTGGTTCGGGTCGCGCTGCCAGGTGGACCTCCCGACGTACGCGTTCCAGCGGCGGCGGTACTGGCTGGACTTCCAGGCCGGCGCGGGCACGGCCGACGTCACCGACGCGGGGCTCGACGCGGCCCGGCACCCGCTCCTGGGAGCGGTGGTGGAACACCCCGGCACCGGTGAGGTGGTGTGCACCGACCGGTGGTCCCTGCGCACCCACGGCTGGCTGGCCGATCACGCCGTGTTCGGCGCCGTCGTCCTTCCGGCGACGGCCCACCTGGACCTGGCGCTGTGGGTGGGCGACCTCGTCGGCTGCGCGACGGTGGAGGACCTTTTGCTGGAGGTCCCGTTGCTGCTTCCCGCCACGGGAGACGTGCAGGTGCGGGTCGTCGCCGGTGCGGCGGACGAGGACGGACGCCGCGAGGTGCGGGTGTACTCGCGTGCCGGCACGCAGGCCGGGACGGAGGGCGGCTGGACCCGGCACGCGACGGGGAACCTGGCACCGGCCGCGCCGCCGGGCACCGAGTGGACGCGGGACGCGCGAGCCCTGGCCGTGTGGCCACCGGTCGGCGCGCGGCCGCTCGACATCGACGGACTGCACGACAGCTTCGCGGCCGCGGGCTTCGACTACGGTCCGGCGTTCCGCGGACTACGGGAGGTGTGGCGGCGCGACGACGACCTGTTCGCGACGGCCACGCTGCCGGCGGACGCCGACGGCGCGGCCACCGGCGTCGCCGCCGGTGGGTCGACGGGCGGCCCGGACGGCCAGGGGTTCGTGCTGCATCCGGCACTCATCGACGCGGCACTGCAGACGGTGGTGGCCGGCGGGGTCGTCGAGGTGGGCGAGGAACGGGGATCCATGCCGTTCCAGTGGTCCGGGGTGGAACTGGCAGGACCGTGCGGCCCGCACGTGCGGGTCCGCGTTCGCCCGCTCGGGGAGGGGGCCGTGTCCGTCGTGATCGCAGACGAGCACGGTCGCCCGGTCGCGCACGTCGCGGCGCTGACCTTTCGCCCGGCGGTTGCCGAGCAGGTCCGTGCGGTGCGCGGCGGGCAGGACCGCGCGCTGTTCGCCTTGCAGTGGCGGCCGGTGGAGCCGGCCGAGCCGGCGGCGACCGACCGCGAGCGGTGGGCTGTCGTCGGGGCGAGGCACGGGTTGGCCTCCCGGCTTGTCGGGACGGGTGACGCGCAGGTTGTGTTCCACGAGTCGGTCGACGACCTCCTCGCGCAGCCGGTGGTGCCCCGCCACGTCGTCCTGTGCCTGGACGACCAGCTCGGCGGCCCCCCGGACGTCGGCCTGGACGTCGGCCTGGACGTCGGCCTGGACGTCGGCTCGCGGGTCGGCCGGGACGGAGTCCTGGCCGGCGACCCGGATCCCCTCGCCGCCGTGACGGCCGCGGGCACCCAGGTGCTCGGCTGGGTCCAGCGCTTCCTCGCCGAGGAGTCGCTCGCCGCGTCCACGCTTGTGGTCCTGACCCGGTTCGCCCAGCTCGCCGGCGGATCCCGCGGTGTGGAGAGCCTTCCCGGCGCGTCCGTGTGGGGTCTGCTGCGTTCCGCCCAGACGGAGCATCCCGGCCGGTTCCGACTGGTGGACATCGACGACGCGCCGGCGTCCTGGGAAGGTTTCCCGGACGTGCTGGCCCGCGGTGAGGACCAGCTGGCGGTGCGGGACGGGCGCTGCCTCGCCCCGCACCTGACGTCGGCCGCGCCGCCCACCGGTCTGCTTGAGCCGCCGCCGGCCGGAGCCTGCCGACTGGGCATCACCGACAGGGGGACGCTGGAGAACCTGACCTGGGTGCCCGCGCCCGAGGCGCAGGCCGCGCTGACGAGCGGCCAGGTGCGTCTCGCCGTGCACACCGCCGGGCTCAACTTCCGCGACGTCACGATCGCACTGGGCCTGGTCGACAGGACCGCCCTCGACGCCGGGCTCGGCAGCGAGGGCGCCGGCACGGTGCTGGAGGTCGCGGACGACGTCCGCGACCTCGCGCCCGGCGACCGGGTGATGGGCATCTTCCCCGGTGCGTTCGGCCGGGTCGCCGTGGCGGACCACCGCCTGCTCATGCCGATCCCCGAGGGGTGGAGCTACGCCGAGGCGGCGTCCGTGCCGGGTGCCTTCCTCACCGCCTACTACGCGCTGTTCGAGCTGACCCACCTCACCCGGGGGCAGCGCCTTCTCGTGCACGCCGCGGCGGGCGGGGTCGGGATGGCCGCGGTAGCGCTGGCGAAACACGTCCGTGCCGAGATCTACGCGACTGCGAGCCCGGCCAAGTGGCCCACCCTGCGTGCCCTCGGCCTGGACGACGAGCACCTGGCCTCGTCCCGGGACCTGGCCTTCGTGGACCGGTTCCTGTCGGCCACGGACGGCGCCGGCGTCGACGTCGTCCTGAACTCGCTCGCGCACCACTTCGTCGACGCGTCGCTGCGCGTGCTGCCGGGTGGCGGGCGCTTCCTCGAGATGGGCAAGACCGACATCCGTGCTCCCCACCAGGTGGCCGCCGATCACCCCGGCGTCGGCTACCAGGCGTTCGACCTCTACGAGGCCGGCCCGGACCTGATCCACAAGATGTTCCGGGCCGTCATGGACCTGTTCGCCGACGGACTGGTGCAGCGGGGACCGATCTCCGTCTGGAACATCCGCGACGCCCGCCGGGCGATGCGCGAGATGAGCCAGGGCCGCACCATCGGAAAGGTCGTCTTCGAGGTGGGCGACGGCTTCGGCGGCGGGACGGTCCTGGTCACCGGCGGCACCGGCGGAGTGGGCTCGCTGCTGGCGCGGCACCTCGTCGCCGACCACGGCGTCCGCAGCCTGGTGCTGGCGAGCCGTCGCGGCATGGCGGCCGACGGGGCGGCCGAGCTGGTGGCGGACCTGCGCGGCGCCGGGGCGCTCGTCCAGGTCGCGCGGTGCGACGTGGCGGACCGGGACGAGATGGCGGCGGTGCTCGCCGGCATGCCCCCCGGCTACCCGCTGACGGCGGTCGTGCACGCGGCCGGTGAACTGGCGGACGGCACCGTCGAGTCGCTGTCCGCCCGCGGCCTCGAACGCGCGCTGCGGGCGAAGGTCGGCGGGGCGGTCACTCTGCACGAGCTGGTCCAGGGGCGTCCCCTGTCGGCGTTCGTCCTGTTCTCCGCGCTGGCGGGCACGCTCGGCGTCGCCGGGCAGGCCAACTACGCGGCGGCGAACGGGTTCCTGGACGGCCTGGCCGCGCGACGCCGGGCCGCGGGACTCGTCGCAGTCTCGTTGTGCTGGGGCTGGTGGGAGCAGCGCAGCGGCATGACCGGGGGACTGGGCCAGGCCGACTTCGCCCGCATCCAGCGTCTGGGTGTCGCCGCGATGCCGACGGCGCAGGCACTGGCGTTGTTCGACGCCGCCAGCACCCACGACAACCCGGTCCTCGTCCCGGCCCGGCTGGACGTCGCGGCGCTGCGCGAACGGCCCGACGGTGAGGTGCCGGCGCTGCTGCGACACCTCGTCGAGGCCAGCCGGCCGTCGCGTGGCCGCACCGCCGGGACCGGCAGGAGCCAGCCGCCCGCCGCGCTCGCCCTGACGGCCAGGTTGAGCACGCTTCCGGACGACGAGGGCCGCGCCGCCGTGCTGGACTGGGTCCGCGAGGAGGTCGCCGTCGTCCTCGGACATGCCGGCGGGACGGCCGTCGCCGCCGACCAGGCGTTCACCGATCTCGGGTTCGACTCGCTGACGTCGATCGAACTGTGCAACCGCCTGTCCGCCACGACCGGCCTGCGCCTGCCCTCGACCCTCGTCTTCAACTATCCGACGCCGCGTGAGCTGGGCGAGGAGGTCCTCGGCAGGGTGCGCGACGCGCAGGGCGCCCATCCGGGTGCGCAGCGGGCCGCGGACCCGAGCCCGACCTCGCCGGCGGACGAGGAGATCCGTGCGGTGCTGCGCACCGTCCCGATCGACCGGCTGCGCGAGGCCGGCGTCCTGGACCTGGTTCTCGAATGCGCGGACCCGGTTCGGACGGGCGCGGCCGACCCGACGACGCAGGCGTCCACCGACCCGGAGGGACGTGGGGCGATGTCCCTGGCGGCTCTCGTCGACCTGGTGCTAGAGGAAGGCAACGCGTGA
- a CDS encoding type I polyketide synthase codes for MSDSTQQTTDDARRVERALRTLLVERDRLRQENEALRAASTEPIAVVAMACRYPGGVTSPEQLWEMVRDGRDVVGEFPTDRGWPDVYNPDPDAPGGSYVRQGGFLSDVADFDSDFFGLTPREALATDPQQRLLLATSWEVLERAGIVPADLRGAEVGVFAGVSSSEYGARFAAANGHELEGYLLRGSAPSVASGRVAYHLGLTGPAVTVDTACSSSLVALHLAVRSLRAGECSLALAGGVSIMATPAIFVEFSRQRALSPDGRCRSFAQGADGTGWAEGAGVLLLERLSDARRAGHPVLAVVRGSAVNSDGASNGLSAPNGLAQEKVIRQALADAGVAAATVDMVEAHGTGTSLGDPIEAAALLATYGQSRTSDRHSRRPLWLGSMKSNMGHAQAAAGVAGVIKTVMAMRHGHLPRTLHVQEPSRFVDWSTGAVELLVQGREWARGDDPRRAAVSSFGVSGTNAHVILEEEPPPDRGAEIAATADPGGADGADVAALGGWVPWVLSGRGASALARQADRLRDVATDLEDDVADVGWSLASLRSAFEHRAVVLGRDRGELRDALTSLRDGAESARVVRGVAMENNGVVFVFPGQGSQWAGMGRELYDSFPAFARTFDACAAALAERVDWSLHDVLRGVAGAPGLDRVDVVQPALFAVMVSLADLWRSWGVRPAAVVGHSQGEIAAAYVCGALSLRDAMKVVVLRSRALVGLVGRGGMASVALPADLVAQRLRQWQAQLGVGVVNGPRSVVVSGESDALTEFLEKVKADRIGARQIAVDYASHSPMVADVRAEVLEALAGLRPETSTVPLYSTLRGEVIDTAEMDGAYWYDNLREKVLFSASVGRLIEDGFRVFLEVSPHPVLAVPVQEMIEERDDAVVLASSRRDRDAAETLLGSLAQLYVRGTSVDWRALFGTRRRVDLPTYAFQQQRYWLDSSSAPAPVVSPVTSPSTDEERLVSFPERLVSLSAGEASQVVLEHVLHTIAVVRGQPSGEVVGPDQDFRDLGFDSLLSVELSKRLAASTGLRLRANLALRHPTPNLIAGHIMSSIADRGRG; via the coding sequence ATGAGCGACTCCACGCAACAGACGACGGACGACGCCCGGCGGGTCGAGCGGGCGCTGCGCACGCTGCTGGTGGAACGGGACCGTCTGCGCCAGGAGAACGAAGCCCTGCGCGCCGCGAGCACCGAGCCGATCGCCGTGGTGGCCATGGCCTGCCGCTATCCGGGCGGCGTCACCTCCCCCGAGCAGCTGTGGGAGATGGTCCGTGACGGACGCGACGTCGTGGGCGAGTTCCCGACCGACCGCGGCTGGCCGGACGTCTACAACCCGGATCCCGACGCCCCCGGCGGTTCGTACGTGCGTCAGGGCGGATTCCTGTCCGACGTCGCCGACTTCGACTCCGACTTCTTCGGTCTCACTCCGCGGGAGGCGCTGGCGACCGATCCGCAGCAGCGGCTGCTGCTGGCGACCTCCTGGGAGGTCCTCGAACGGGCCGGTATCGTCCCCGCGGACCTGCGCGGAGCCGAGGTCGGCGTCTTCGCCGGGGTCAGCTCCTCCGAGTACGGCGCCCGGTTCGCGGCGGCGAACGGGCACGAACTGGAGGGCTACCTGCTGCGCGGCAGCGCGCCCAGCGTCGCCTCCGGTCGGGTGGCGTACCACCTGGGGCTGACCGGGCCGGCGGTGACGGTGGACACGGCGTGTTCGTCGTCGCTGGTGGCGCTGCACCTGGCCGTGCGGTCACTGCGCGCGGGAGAGTGCTCGCTCGCGCTGGCCGGGGGTGTGTCCATCATGGCGACCCCGGCGATCTTCGTGGAGTTCTCCCGCCAGCGCGCCCTGTCCCCGGACGGCCGGTGCCGGTCCTTCGCGCAGGGCGCGGACGGGACCGGGTGGGCCGAGGGAGCGGGTGTCCTGCTGCTGGAACGGCTGTCCGACGCGCGCCGGGCCGGCCATCCCGTGCTGGCGGTCGTCCGCGGCTCGGCGGTGAACTCCGACGGGGCCAGCAACGGCCTGAGCGCCCCGAACGGCCTGGCCCAGGAGAAGGTGATCCGCCAGGCACTGGCGGACGCCGGGGTCGCGGCGGCGACGGTGGACATGGTGGAGGCGCACGGCACCGGCACCTCGTTGGGCGACCCTATCGAGGCGGCGGCGCTGCTGGCGACCTACGGTCAGAGCCGCACGTCCGACCGGCACTCGCGCCGGCCGCTGTGGCTGGGGTCCATGAAGTCGAACATGGGCCATGCCCAGGCCGCCGCCGGGGTCGCCGGGGTGATCAAGACGGTGATGGCCATGCGGCACGGGCACCTGCCGCGGACCCTGCATGTCCAGGAGCCCTCCCGGTTCGTCGACTGGTCCACCGGGGCCGTCGAGCTGCTGGTCCAGGGCCGCGAGTGGGCCCGCGGCGACGATCCGCGGCGCGCCGCGGTGTCGTCGTTCGGGGTCAGCGGAACCAACGCCCACGTGATCCTGGAGGAGGAACCGCCGCCGGACCGCGGTGCCGAGATCGCCGCCACGGCAGATCCAGGTGGGGCGGACGGCGCGGACGTCGCGGCGCTCGGCGGATGGGTGCCGTGGGTGCTGTCCGGTCGGGGCGCGTCGGCCCTCGCCCGGCAGGCGGACAGGCTGCGCGACGTCGCCACCGACCTGGAGGACGACGTCGCTGACGTCGGGTGGTCGTTGGCGTCGCTCCGGTCGGCCTTCGAGCACCGCGCGGTGGTGCTCGGGCGTGATCGTGGCGAGCTGCGGGACGCCCTCACCTCGCTGCGTGACGGCGCGGAGTCGGCGCGGGTCGTGCGTGGTGTCGCCATGGAGAACAACGGGGTGGTGTTCGTCTTCCCGGGCCAGGGCTCGCAGTGGGCCGGGATGGGACGCGAGCTGTACGACAGCTTTCCCGCGTTCGCGCGGACCTTCGACGCGTGCGCGGCCGCGCTGGCGGAACGGGTCGACTGGTCGCTGCACGACGTGCTGCGCGGGGTGGCGGGAGCACCCGGCCTGGACCGCGTGGACGTGGTGCAGCCGGCGCTGTTCGCGGTGATGGTGTCCCTGGCCGACCTGTGGCGATCGTGGGGGGTGAGACCGGCCGCGGTGGTCGGCCACAGCCAGGGCGAGATCGCCGCCGCCTACGTGTGTGGCGCGCTGTCGCTGCGCGACGCCATGAAGGTCGTGGTGCTGCGCAGCAGGGCGCTGGTGGGCCTGGTCGGACGCGGCGGGATGGCCTCGGTCGCGCTGCCGGCGGACCTCGTGGCGCAGCGGCTGCGGCAATGGCAGGCCCAGCTGGGTGTCGGCGTCGTCAACGGGCCCCGTTCCGTGGTGGTGTCCGGCGAGTCCGACGCGCTCACCGAGTTTCTGGAGAAGGTGAAGGCCGACAGGATCGGGGCGCGGCAAATAGCCGTCGACTACGCATCCCATTCGCCGATGGTGGCCGACGTGCGTGCCGAGGTGCTCGAGGCGCTGGCAGGTCTTCGGCCCGAGACGTCGACGGTTCCGCTTTATTCGACCCTGCGGGGAGAAGTCATTGACACGGCCGAGATGGATGGTGCCTACTGGTATGACAACCTGCGGGAGAAGGTGCTCTTCTCCGCATCGGTCGGGCGCCTGATCGAGGATGGCTTCCGGGTCTTCCTCGAGGTGAGTCCCCACCCCGTCCTGGCCGTCCCGGTCCAGGAGATGATCGAGGAACGCGACGACGCGGTGGTACTGGCGTCGTCCCGGCGGGACCGCGACGCGGCGGAGACGCTGCTGGGCTCGCTGGCCCAGCTGTACGTCCGCGGCACGAGCGTCGACTGGAGGGCGCTGTTCGGGACGCGCCGGCGGGTGGATCTTCCGACGTACGCGTTCCAGCAGCAGCGGTACTGGCTGGACTCCTCGTCCGCACCCGCACCGGTGGTCTCGCCCGTGACCTCGCCGTCCACCGACGAGGAGCGGCTCGTTTCCTTCCCGGAGCGGCTCGTCTCGCTCTCGGCGGGCGAGGCGTCGCAGGTCGTGCTGGAGCATGTGCTGCACACGATCGCCGTCGTCCGGGGGCAGCCGAGCGGGGAGGTGGTCGGACCGGACCAGGACTTCCGGGATCTCGGGTTCGACTCCCTGCTCTCGGTGGAGCTGAGCAAGCGGCTGGCGGCGTCGACCGGGCTGCGCCTGCGCGCGAACCTGGCGCTGCGCCACCCGACGCCGAACCTGATCGCCGGCCACATCATGTCCTCGATCGCCGACCGCGGCAGGGGGTGA